The window GACAGGCTGTACTCATTCTATCCTTGTGGCTATACTGACACACACACCCTTGTGGGAGAGCCTGACACATGGACAGCGGATGACAAGAGCTCACACAGGAAAAGTAACACCTCCAGAGAACCAGACACAGCCACCTAGGCATACGACGACACCAGTCACACAGTCACAACCACCACAAACTGATACACAGCCTCACTCGGatcaacacacagacacacacagccaACCCAGGCCCGTCTACAACCCAGGCATATACACACAGCCATCGCAGGCGGACACAACAGACACTCAGCCCCACAAGcagacccacacacacacagaggctccTCAgactaatacacacacacacacacacacacaccctgcacagCCACTCCAGGCCGACACGCACAGCCATAACCATAGACTGAGACGCATGGTAAgcgtgcacacgcacacaggcTCCCACATACACCATTACTCCaggtacacagacacacacacaaccacccAGGCCTCCGTGCACAGTGCTCCCTCCCCGCAACTGAACCTACGCGGTAAGGGCCACACTTAACAGCCGCAGCCAACAGCCTGACTGACACACTCTGACACTCACGGCTCCTCTGACTCCCGCTCCCTCGCGGGAGCGCCATCTCCATATTTCTTCCCTGGCACTCACCCGTCTCCTCCACTCccggccaccccccaccccgccccacccgcCCCAGATAATTGATGGCCCGGGCCTGGCCCTGCCGCTCCCGCCTCTCGATCCATCTTGTACTCGCGCCCGCGCTGTCTCCCAGATCGGTGGCCACCTGAGACCAGCAGCACGCGGAGGGCGGCCAGGGGCGGCCCTCCGGCCCCCCACAGGCAGGGTGCTGGGGGCCGAGAGGGGTGCCCGCCTGGCCCCTTCCCGGGTCCCTCCCCACAGGGCAGCGGAGGCCCAGGCCTGGCTGGGGCTTTAGCCTCCGCAGGGGTGTCGGGAGGGCTTCACTCCTCCACGCTGGGTGTCGCCGGTGCTGACGGCTGGCTCCCCGCGCCCAGCTCCCCCTGGTCCACCATCCCTCGGAACCAACCGGGCTCCAGGCCAGGGGGGAGACGGTCCCGGGCGCCTCTCCCTCCTCACATGCGCGCAGGCTTTGCGTGGCTTTCTCAGCTCTCATCGGAGTGGTCTGAGAACACAGGGCTTCTCGGTGTCACTTGACAGGTGGAGAAGCTGAGTACGGGCCAGTGACTTGGCCAAGAGCACAGAGCCGAGAAGGCTGCAGGCCCGCGCCAGTCCGTGCTCCGACCCACTGCCCATTCCCTTCGGGCTCccggcgccgggggcggggggcggggggcccggacagcccggggcgggggcaaGGACACCCCAGCGTCTCTCTTTCTTGGTCCCCAGGTCGTCAGTGCCCAGATCCCCGAGTCCGGGAGGCCGCAGTACGTGGAGCTGCGCCCCGCGGCCGGAGGGGGCGCCCCTGGCCAACCGCTCCCGGGCCCCAGGGCGGCGCACGGCCTGGGCGCCGCGCGCGCCTGGAGCTGGGCCTGGCCGGCTAATCACACCGGGGCgccggcccgggcgggggcgcTGCCCGCGGCGCGCACCAAGAGGAAGCCGTCGGTCAAGGCCGCCCGCGCCAAGAAGATCTTCGGCTGGGGGGACTTCTACTTCCGGGTGCACACCCTCAAGTTCTCGCTGCTGGTGACCGGCAAGATCGTGGACCACGTGAACGGCACCTTCAGCGTGTACTTCCGCCACAACTCGTCCAGCCTGGGCAACCTCAGCGTCAGCATCGTGCCGCCCTCCAAGCGCGTCGAGTTCGGTGGCGTCTGGCTCCCGGGGCCCGCGCCCCACCCGCTGCAGTCTACGCTGGCCCTGGGCGGGGTGCTCCCCGGGCTGGGGCCCCCGCTGGGGATCGCGGCCGCGGGGCCCGGGCTggggggggcgctggggggcgcGCTGGCCGGCCCCTTCGGGGGCGCGCTGGGAGTGCCGGCGGCCAAGGAGTCCCGCGCCTTCAACTGCCACGTGGAGTATGAGAAGACCAACCGCGCGCGCAAGCACCGCCCGTGCCTGTACGACCCCTCGCAGGTGTGCTTCACCGAGCACACGCAGAGCCAGGCCGCCTGGCTCTGCGCCAAGCCCTTCAAAGTCATCTGCATCTTCGTCTCCTTCCTCAGCTTTGACTACAAACTGGTGCAGAAGGTGTGCCCAGACTATAACTTCCAGAGCGAGCACCCCTACTTCGGGTAGCGCGCCGCGCCCTCGCCTGGGCCCTAAGCTTCCCGCCTCGTCCCCACGTGGGGCCCCTCCCTGTGCCCGCAGCTCCCGTGGCCgcgcccaccccctcccttccgaGGGCGACGGGAACAGCCCTCCAGGGACCGTCAGCCGGCGTCGGTCCCCCCTTTCCCTAATGGGGAGCGCCCGCg is drawn from Canis lupus baileyi chromosome 11, mCanLup2.hap1, whole genome shotgun sequence and contains these coding sequences:
- the NXPH4 gene encoding neurexophilin-4; amino-acid sequence: MRPLPEWLLLLLGPWLLRKVVSAQIPESGRPQYVELRPAAGGGAPGQPLPGPRAAHGLGAARAWSWAWPANHTGAPARAGALPAARTKRKPSVKAARAKKIFGWGDFYFRVHTLKFSLLVTGKIVDHVNGTFSVYFRHNSSSLGNLSVSIVPPSKRVEFGGVWLPGPAPHPLQSTLALGGVLPGLGPPLGIAAAGPGLGGALGGALAGPFGGALGVPAAKESRAFNCHVEYEKTNRARKHRPCLYDPSQVCFTEHTQSQAAWLCAKPFKVICIFVSFLSFDYKLVQKVCPDYNFQSEHPYFG